In Flavobacterium sp. N1736, the following are encoded in one genomic region:
- a CDS encoding leucine-rich repeat domain-containing protein translates to MRTKLLLLLLLANFSIYAQYTSIPDINFENKLIALGIDSGVADGKVLTANVTSLTTLDISYGNISNLTGIQDFTSLKTLNFSHNLISNVDLSKNVALTSLDCSINKLTALNISSNVLLKELLSHNNQLTTIDVSKNIALETFHTGFNKLTSLNVSKNTALIKLTFEANQLQTIDVSKNTLLTYFICNNNLMKNLDLSKNTALIYFLCNDNNLTSVNLKNGKNTLLDNIINFTNNPNLTCIQVDNIAYSNTFWSQKDATAVFSTDCAYPYTVIPDIKFEEKLAALGIDTDGINGKVLTSNITPVTELSMQFSSISNLTGIQAFENLTALDCSNNNLTSLDLSKNISLTTLNCDSNKLTSLNLSKNINLKKLDCNVNLLTSLDVSKNTALTWLYCYNNKLTSLIVTKNILLDDLYFSDNKLTTIDLSKNPLLISLYCHNNLLTNLDVSKNPKLIILYAVNNQLLSLDVSKNPALTNLSVLNNKLVELNLKNGNNTILNSSLNFKTNPNLTCIQVDNAAYSNANWSTKKDATAAYNETCVSLFTLIPDINFENKLISLGFDSGTPDGKVLTANIANIETLQIQASSISDLTGIQDFKSLKTLDCSGNNLTNLDVTKNTALTFLQCPNNKLTTLDISKNIHLSMLNCISNNLTALDVSLNVEITYLYCAQNLLTSLNVTKNILLDDFYFAENKLTTIDLSQNPLLLALVFDNNYITNLDISKNTKLLALHAANNQLSRLDLSKHTALKELILKNNNLVELNLKNGNNPSLIPRFIDFTNNPNLTCILVDDVAYSNLNWSDKKDATANYTVLCDGSYTLIPDINFEKKLISRGLDLGIPDGKVLTANIASVTDLDLYKSSISDLTGIEGFTALETLYCGDNQITTLDFSKNTKLKQLECYQNKLTSLNLNSNPDLWYLDCFSNKLTTLDLSQNKLLETVYCYDNLLTNLNVSSLKKLESLDCPDNQLTNLDVSTNTGLKQLHCYRNKLKSLDISKNIVLSDLVCFSNELTYLNVKNGNNTNFVVSQYSTKFTINPNLSCIEVDNASYSNTNWSAAKDATANFSTDCSIFYVAIPDQNFEQKLIDLGIDTDGLNGKITASNISSITSLDLSNSNISDLSGIENFTSLTYLNLRNNQLKSLDVSKNALLEILDVSSNQLTTLDLSKNTKLTIVYITNNPLISLNLRNGNNKNFILPTQTAKQSASGLYTTFLGLTTLGCIQVDDADYSNANWSQIKEATTIYSNTCKTLGVDDSVFAKATIYPNPTNGEVNIGNIILDKANVYNELGQLVKTFTLDSNNTNNTINLSGLSKGVYYIYLINQDAASAKKIIVE, encoded by the coding sequence ATGAGAACAAAACTACTTTTGTTGCTTTTATTAGCAAATTTTTCTATTTACGCTCAATATACTTCAATACCGGATATTAATTTTGAGAACAAATTAATAGCTCTTGGCATTGATTCGGGAGTTGCAGATGGTAAGGTTTTAACCGCAAATGTTACATCACTGACTACTTTGGACATTTCTTACGGTAATATTTCTAACTTAACCGGTATTCAGGATTTTACATCTTTAAAAACGTTGAATTTTTCACATAATTTAATTTCAAATGTGGATCTTTCTAAAAATGTTGCTTTAACATCTTTAGACTGCAGCATTAATAAATTGACAGCCCTTAATATTTCGAGTAATGTATTATTAAAAGAATTATTGTCTCACAACAATCAATTAACAACTATTGATGTTTCGAAAAACATAGCTCTCGAAACATTTCACACAGGATTCAACAAATTAACGAGTTTGAATGTATCCAAAAATACGGCTTTAATAAAACTGACATTTGAAGCAAATCAACTACAAACAATTGATGTATCAAAGAACACATTGTTAACGTATTTTATTTGTAATAACAACCTCATGAAAAATTTAGATCTTTCTAAAAACACAGCTTTGATCTATTTTTTATGCAATGACAATAATCTGACATCCGTGAATCTTAAAAATGGGAAAAACACTTTATTAGATAATATTATCAACTTTACAAACAATCCAAATTTAACTTGTATTCAGGTTGATAATATCGCATATTCAAATACCTTTTGGTCACAAAAAGATGCAACTGCTGTTTTTAGTACAGATTGCGCTTATCCGTACACGGTAATTCCAGACATTAAATTTGAAGAAAAATTAGCTGCTTTAGGAATTGATACTGATGGTATAAACGGAAAAGTATTAACCTCGAATATTACTCCTGTAACAGAATTGAGCATGCAATTTAGTTCGATTTCTAACTTAACGGGGATTCAGGCATTCGAAAATTTAACTGCTTTAGATTGCAGCAATAATAATTTAACGAGTCTTGATCTTTCAAAAAACATAAGTCTGACAACTCTAAATTGTGACAGCAACAAACTAACAAGTCTTAATTTATCTAAAAATATCAATCTTAAAAAGTTAGATTGTAATGTAAATTTACTGACATCTTTAGATGTTTCAAAAAACACCGCATTAACCTGGTTATATTGTTATAATAATAAATTAACGTCATTAATCGTGACAAAAAATATACTTTTAGACGATTTATATTTTTCTGATAATAAACTAACAACCATAGATTTATCTAAAAATCCTTTATTGATTTCTTTATATTGTCACAACAACCTTCTAACGAATCTTGATGTTTCTAAAAATCCTAAATTAATTATTTTATATGCTGTAAATAATCAGTTATTAAGTTTAGATGTTTCTAAAAACCCGGCTTTAACAAACCTGAGTGTTCTTAATAATAAGTTGGTTGAGTTAAATTTAAAAAATGGTAATAACACGATTTTAAATTCATCACTGAATTTTAAAACAAATCCAAATTTAACTTGTATACAGGTTGATAATGCAGCTTATTCAAACGCAAACTGGTCAACTAAAAAAGATGCAACTGCAGCATATAATGAAACTTGTGTGTCTCTATTTACTTTAATTCCTGATATAAATTTTGAAAATAAATTAATCTCTCTTGGCTTTGATTCCGGAACTCCGGACGGAAAGGTTCTTACTGCTAATATAGCGAATATTGAGACCTTGCAAATTCAGGCAAGTTCAATATCTGACTTAACCGGAATTCAGGATTTTAAAAGTCTGAAAACTTTAGATTGCTCTGGTAATAACCTTACTAACCTTGATGTTACTAAAAATACGGCACTAACATTCCTCCAATGCCCGAATAATAAATTGACTACTCTGGATATTTCTAAGAACATTCATCTTTCAATGCTTAATTGTATTTCAAATAATCTGACTGCTTTGGATGTTTCTCTAAATGTAGAAATAACATATTTGTATTGTGCCCAAAATCTTTTGACTTCATTAAATGTAACAAAAAACATTCTTTTGGATGATTTTTATTTTGCTGAAAACAAATTAACAACTATTGATTTATCACAAAATCCTTTACTGCTTGCTCTTGTTTTTGACAACAACTATATCACTAATTTAGATATCTCAAAAAACACAAAACTGCTCGCATTGCATGCCGCTAATAATCAACTTAGCCGTTTAGATCTTTCAAAGCATACAGCACTAAAGGAATTGATTTTAAAGAATAATAATTTAGTTGAACTGAATTTAAAAAATGGAAACAATCCGAGTTTAATACCTCGTTTTATAGATTTTACAAACAATCCAAATCTAACTTGTATATTGGTTGATGATGTCGCATATTCAAACTTAAACTGGTCAGACAAAAAAGATGCAACTGCCAATTATACCGTTTTATGTGATGGCAGTTATACTTTAATTCCCGACATAAATTTTGAAAAAAAATTAATTAGCAGAGGTCTGGATTTAGGTATTCCTGATGGAAAGGTATTGACGGCAAATATTGCCTCTGTTACAGATTTAGATTTGTATAAATCTTCTATTAGTGATTTGACCGGTATAGAAGGATTTACTGCTTTAGAGACTTTATATTGTGGAGATAACCAAATAACAACTCTTGATTTTTCTAAAAACACAAAGCTGAAACAACTGGAATGCTATCAAAATAAATTAACCAGCTTAAATTTAAATTCAAATCCTGATTTATGGTATTTAGATTGTTTCTCAAATAAACTGACTACTTTAGATTTATCTCAAAATAAACTATTGGAAACTGTATATTGTTATGATAATTTATTGACTAATTTAAATGTTTCCAGTCTAAAAAAATTAGAATCTCTGGATTGTCCGGATAATCAATTAACAAACCTGGATGTTTCTACTAATACAGGCTTGAAACAACTGCATTGCTATAGAAATAAATTAAAAAGCCTGGATATTTCTAAAAATATTGTTTTGTCTGATTTGGTTTGCTTTTCGAATGAACTTACATATTTGAATGTAAAAAACGGTAACAATACCAATTTTGTAGTTAGCCAGTATTCTACTAAATTTACAATTAATCCAAATTTAAGCTGTATTGAAGTTGATAATGCATCTTATTCAAACACAAATTGGTCTGCTGCAAAAGATGCAACAGCAAACTTTAGCACAGATTGCTCCATTTTTTATGTTGCAATTCCTGATCAGAATTTCGAGCAAAAACTAATTGATTTAGGAATTGATACAGATGGATTGAACGGAAAAATAACGGCTTCGAATATAAGTTCTATTACTTCTTTGGATCTTTCAAACAGTAATATCTCTGATTTATCAGGTATTGAAAATTTCACGTCACTAACTTATTTAAACCTTAGAAATAATCAATTAAAATCATTAGATGTAAGCAAAAATGCACTTTTAGAAATATTAGATGTTTCTTCAAACCAACTTACAACTTTAGATTTGTCTAAAAATACTAAACTGACTATTGTTTATATAACAAATAATCCTTTGATTTCATTAAACCTTCGAAACGGCAATAATAAAAACTTTATTTTGCCAACACAAACTGCCAAACAATCGGCTTCTGGTTTATACACCACCTTTTTAGGACTTACAACTCTAGGCTGTATTCAGGTTGATGATGCAGATTATTCGAATGCAAATTGGTCACAAATTAAAGAAGCAACTACAATTTATTCTAACACTTGTAAAACATTAGGTGTTGATGATTC
- a CDS encoding leucine-rich repeat domain-containing protein, with the protein MKKTLLLFLFLFLTNFSIYAQYTLIPDINFEKKLIASGIDSGVTDGRVLTSKISKLTVLDVHNSSITDLTGIQDFVSLVTLSCGENNITTLDITKLTALTSLSVSSSKLTTIDLSKNTNLNSLDLQKSELVSLDVTSNTALKTFYFGANKITSIDISKNVLLTDVYSSYCPITSLDVTSNTALKSLICSNPTLTVLDLSKNKELLNLDCSGSGIKSIDISYCPKLTAFKCNDVSSLTSLNLKNGNNVNFTVFDIRRNYGLSCVQVDDPIYSNRYWLSLKEATSVFSTNCYGYTAIPDSNFENKLIADGIDKDGKNGKVLTFSISRVGSLSIASSSIADLTGIEDFADLQVLYCSSNQLTNLDVSKNLKLFNIDASSNKLTNLNVTNNIALTDLKVDSNLLTGLDTSKNLALVNFSSASNKITQLDFSLNSSLKSLNCSNNSLTGLNLKNNNNSILKTIDLRTNPSLSCILVDNKSYSDTNWATKKDASASFNHSTCDLYTLIPDVKFETKLIALGIDSGSIDGKVLTANISTITTLDVSASSISDLKGIENFTSLKTLICFENSISILDLSQNYDLTYLDCDKNDLIFLNLSKNTLLTDLICSNNNLTSIDVSQNINVINFNCASNQLLNINVSKNTKLLSFNFNGNQLKTLDISKNTVLKTLDCGGNQFAVLDFSKTTTLVDLNCNRNKLEYLNLKNGKNNLLIEPDFKNNPKLTCIVVDNASYSNINWADSKENIASYNEVTCSVLIPDSYFEDKLIQLGIDKDGKNGQVAISSVLGVTSLNVASSLISDLTGIQSFKDLNVLNCSSNIMTTIDLSKNTNLTELLIPSNKLTALDLSKNTALTKLTCYSNSFTNLDFSSNTALTTLSCDRNKLTSLNVSKNKALTYLDCSQNQLATLDVGQNTALINLNCSTNQLTNLDISKNITLTWFLCNYNKIATLDVSGNLELKQLSCTDNKLKSLDASKNTALTIFECSTNNLEYVNAKNGNNNKIIRASFGYNPNLFCILVDNAAVATANYITWKKDKEATYSDTFCDTGFTLIPDSNFEDKLIEYEIDTDGKNGKVLTKSIASISQLFIISSSISDLTGIEDFKSLEVLNCEDNKLTTLDVSKNLLLASLYCGKNQLTNLDLSKNTLLNELICGNNQLTNLDLSANTAMNVLRCDHNQLKNLDFTKNKELGTLYCNANQLESLNLKNGNNTALYDTNFTLNPNLTCILVDNASFASYNWKSKDNIAVYSTTPCQAVYTLIPDSNFEKKLIDLGIDTDGVNGKVLTSSINTVTSLNVSSGSISDLTGIQSFINLESLNCSSNKFSTVDLSKNTKLTSLVINTNFGLNQLDLTANTALISLDCNSGYISSLDLSKNKALTFINCSSNNLVSLNLKNGNNKNLNLNSTFVKNSNLTCIIVDDEIYANQKWLDLKDSTASYTLDCINYTLIPDSNFEQKLISLGIDTDGLNGKIVTSNISKVTYLDLSNSNITNLTGIEKFTALTYLDCNFNKISTIDVSKNKLLTKLSLHDNQLTSLDVSSNKDLYNLTFSLNQIKTIDLSQNKNLHIIAADRNLLSSINLSANPAIEILFCGSNNLTTIDVSNLPNLIALECSLNNIAELNVSNNSKLEDLYCYNNQIKALDLKNNPELLHLSASSNQLTSLDLSNNKKLTLAHVIFNPLTYLNIQNGNNENFVVASNTGKKADSGLYTTFLGLTSLSCIQVDNVAYSNANWSQIKESTTTYSNTCKTLGVDDSVFAKATIYPNPTNGEVNIDNIILDKANVYNELGQLVKTFTLDSNNTNNTINLSGLSKGVYYIYLINQDAASAKKIIIK; encoded by the coding sequence ATGAAAAAAACTTTACTCTTATTTTTATTTCTATTCTTAACCAATTTTTCTATTTACGCCCAATACACTTTAATTCCTGATATTAATTTTGAGAAAAAATTAATCGCTTCCGGTATTGATTCTGGTGTTACTGACGGTAGAGTTCTTACCTCTAAAATTTCTAAATTAACAGTTTTAGATGTACATAATAGTTCCATTACGGATTTAACAGGTATTCAGGACTTTGTTAGTTTAGTAACGCTTAGTTGTGGCGAAAACAACATTACAACATTAGATATTACAAAATTAACAGCTTTGACTTCTTTGTCTGTTTCTTCCAGTAAGTTAACTACAATTGATCTTTCAAAGAATACTAACTTAAATTCGTTAGATCTTCAAAAAAGTGAATTAGTTAGTTTAGATGTCACCAGCAATACTGCCTTAAAAACCTTTTATTTTGGCGCTAATAAAATTACAAGTATAGATATTTCTAAAAATGTATTGTTAACCGATGTTTACAGTTCATATTGCCCAATAACAAGTTTAGATGTAACTAGCAATACGGCATTGAAAAGTCTAATCTGCTCGAATCCAACATTAACGGTATTAGATCTTTCTAAAAATAAGGAGTTACTTAATTTAGATTGTTCAGGTTCAGGAATTAAAAGTATCGATATTTCTTATTGCCCAAAATTAACGGCATTCAAGTGTAATGATGTGTCTTCTCTGACTTCTTTAAACTTAAAAAATGGCAATAATGTCAATTTTACTGTTTTTGATATTAGACGAAATTATGGTCTTTCATGCGTTCAGGTCGACGATCCAATCTATTCTAATCGTTATTGGCTAAGTTTAAAAGAAGCAACATCTGTTTTTAGTACAAATTGTTATGGTTATACCGCGATTCCTGACTCAAATTTTGAAAATAAATTAATTGCTGACGGCATTGATAAGGACGGAAAAAACGGAAAAGTTTTAACGTTTAGTATTTCAAGAGTTGGATCACTTAGTATTGCGTCTAGTTCTATTGCAGACTTAACGGGAATTGAAGATTTTGCCGATTTACAAGTTTTATATTGTTCCTCTAATCAGCTGACAAATTTAGATGTTTCTAAAAATCTAAAATTGTTTAATATAGATGCATCATCAAATAAGTTGACAAATCTGAATGTTACAAATAATATTGCGCTGACTGATTTAAAAGTCGATTCTAACCTACTGACAGGACTTGATACATCAAAAAATTTAGCATTGGTTAATTTTTCAAGTGCTTCTAATAAAATAACTCAATTAGATTTCAGCCTGAATTCTTCTTTAAAAAGTTTAAACTGTTCCAATAATAGTCTGACGGGTTTGAATTTAAAAAATAACAACAATAGTATTTTAAAAACTATTGATTTAAGAACAAATCCATCGTTAAGCTGTATTCTGGTAGATAATAAATCGTATTCTGATACAAACTGGGCAACTAAAAAAGATGCTTCAGCAAGCTTTAATCACTCTACTTGCGATCTTTATACTTTAATTCCAGATGTTAAATTCGAAACTAAATTAATTGCTCTTGGCATTGATTCCGGCAGTATTGACGGAAAGGTGTTAACTGCAAATATTAGTACGATAACAACGCTGGATGTATCTGCAAGTTCAATTAGCGATTTAAAGGGTATTGAAAATTTTACTTCTTTGAAAACGTTAATATGTTTTGAAAACAGCATAAGTATTTTAGATCTTTCTCAAAATTATGACCTGACTTATTTAGACTGTGATAAAAATGATTTGATTTTTTTAAATCTTTCTAAAAACACTTTGTTAACAGATTTAATCTGCAGCAATAATAATTTAACTTCTATAGATGTTTCGCAGAATATCAATGTTATCAATTTCAATTGTGCCAGCAATCAGCTTTTGAACATTAATGTTTCTAAAAACACAAAACTGCTTAGTTTTAATTTTAATGGAAATCAATTAAAAACATTAGATATTTCTAAAAACACAGTTTTAAAAACTTTAGACTGTGGGGGCAATCAATTTGCGGTATTGGATTTTTCTAAAACCACTACTCTAGTCGATTTAAACTGTAACAGAAATAAACTTGAATACCTGAATTTGAAAAATGGTAAAAACAATCTTCTGATTGAACCGGATTTTAAAAACAACCCAAAACTGACTTGTATTGTAGTAGACAATGCTTCTTATTCTAATATAAATTGGGCAGATTCAAAAGAGAATATCGCAAGCTATAATGAAGTTACTTGTTCTGTTTTAATTCCGGATTCTTATTTTGAAGATAAATTAATTCAATTGGGTATTGATAAAGATGGTAAAAATGGTCAGGTCGCTATATCAAGCGTTTTAGGCGTAACTTCTTTAAATGTGGCGAGCAGTTTAATATCTGATTTAACAGGAATTCAAAGTTTTAAAGATTTGAATGTTTTAAATTGTAGCAGTAATATCATGACAACGATAGATTTGTCAAAAAACACCAATTTAACAGAATTGCTCATTCCATCGAACAAACTGACAGCTCTGGATCTTTCTAAAAATACTGCTTTAACAAAATTAACCTGTTATTCTAATTCTTTTACAAATCTTGATTTTTCATCAAATACGGCTTTAACGACCTTATCTTGCGACAGAAATAAACTAACAAGTTTAAATGTGTCAAAAAATAAGGCATTGACTTATTTAGATTGTTCTCAAAATCAATTAGCGACTTTAGATGTTGGTCAAAATACGGCTTTGATAAATTTAAATTGCTCTACAAATCAATTAACGAATCTCGATATTTCGAAAAACATAACGTTAACATGGTTTCTTTGTAATTATAACAAAATAGCAACTTTAGATGTTTCCGGTAATCTTGAGTTGAAACAATTGTCCTGTACCGATAATAAATTAAAAAGCCTGGATGCTTCTAAAAATACTGCATTGACCATTTTTGAATGCAGTACAAATAATCTTGAATATGTAAATGCAAAAAACGGAAACAATAATAAAATAATAAGAGCTTCATTTGGGTACAATCCTAACCTGTTTTGTATTTTGGTTGATAATGCAGCTGTAGCAACTGCTAATTATATCACATGGAAAAAAGATAAAGAAGCAACTTATTCTGATACTTTTTGTGACACTGGTTTTACCTTGATTCCTGATTCTAATTTTGAAGATAAACTTATCGAATATGAAATTGACACTGATGGAAAAAATGGAAAAGTACTGACTAAAAGTATTGCTTCAATTTCTCAATTATTTATTATTTCAAGTTCTATTTCAGATTTAACGGGTATAGAAGACTTTAAAAGCCTGGAGGTTTTAAACTGTGAAGACAATAAACTTACAACTCTTGATGTATCTAAAAACCTGTTATTAGCTTCTCTTTACTGTGGAAAAAATCAATTGACAAATCTGGATCTTTCAAAAAATACTTTATTAAACGAACTGATTTGCGGAAATAATCAATTAACAAATCTGGATCTTTCTGCCAATACAGCTATGAACGTGTTACGTTGCGATCATAATCAATTAAAAAATCTTGATTTCACTAAAAACAAAGAGCTCGGTACTTTGTATTGTAATGCTAATCAGCTTGAAAGTCTGAATTTAAAAAACGGAAACAACACTGCATTATACGATACTAATTTTACGTTAAACCCAAATTTAACTTGTATTCTTGTTGATAACGCCTCGTTTGCTAGTTATAACTGGAAAAGTAAGGATAATATCGCTGTTTACAGTACAACTCCGTGTCAGGCAGTTTACACATTAATTCCTGATAGTAATTTCGAGAAAAAACTTATTGATTTAGGAATTGATACTGATGGAGTAAATGGAAAAGTCCTTACTTCGAGTATAAATACGGTGACATCATTAAATGTTTCTTCCGGCTCTATTTCTGATTTAACCGGTATTCAGAGCTTTATAAATTTAGAATCTTTGAATTGCTCGTCAAATAAATTCAGCACTGTTGATCTTTCTAAAAATACAAAATTGACATCGCTGGTAATTAATACCAATTTTGGTTTAAATCAATTAGATCTTACAGCAAATACCGCTCTAATTTCATTAGACTGTAATTCAGGCTATATATCTTCTTTAGATCTTTCTAAAAATAAAGCATTAACTTTTATCAATTGCAGCAGTAATAATCTGGTTAGTTTGAATTTAAAAAATGGCAACAATAAAAATTTAAATCTGAATTCTACATTTGTAAAGAATTCTAATTTAACTTGTATTATTGTCGATGATGAAATTTATGCCAATCAAAAATGGTTAGACCTTAAAGACAGCACGGCGTCTTATACCTTAGACTGCATTAATTATACGTTAATTCCTGATAGTAATTTTGAACAAAAATTAATTTCATTAGGTATTGATACGGACGGATTAAATGGAAAAATTGTAACTTCAAATATTAGCAAAGTTACTTATCTTGATCTCTCTAATAGTAATATTACAAACTTAACCGGTATTGAAAAATTTACTGCCTTAACGTATTTAGACTGTAATTTTAATAAAATAAGTACCATTGATGTTAGTAAAAACAAGTTACTGACTAAATTGTCGCTACATGATAATCAATTAACAAGTTTAGACGTTAGTTCGAATAAGGACTTATATAATCTAACTTTTAGTTTAAATCAGATTAAAACAATCGATTTATCTCAAAATAAAAACCTGCATATAATAGCCGCAGACAGAAATTTACTTAGCAGTATTAATCTTTCGGCAAATCCTGCTATTGAAATACTTTTTTGCGGAAGTAACAATTTAACAACAATTGATGTTTCAAACCTTCCAAATTTAATAGCGCTGGAATGTTCATTAAATAATATAGCTGAGCTAAATGTTTCTAATAACAGCAAACTGGAAGATCTTTATTGCTATAATAATCAAATAAAAGCGCTGGATCTAAAAAATAATCCGGAATTGCTGCATTTAAGCGCTTCATCAAATCAGTTGACTTCATTAGATTTGTCGAATAACAAAAAACTTACACTGGCTCATGTTATTTTTAATCCGTTAACATATTTAAATATCCAAAACGGAAATAATGAAAACTTTGTTGTAGCATCAAATACCGGAAAAAAAGCTGACTCTGGTTTATACACAACCTTTTTAGGACTTACTTCTCTAAGTTGTATTCAGGTTGATAATGTAGCTTATTCGAATGCGAATTGGTCACAAATCAAGGAATCGACGACAACTTATTCTAATACATGTAAAACATTAGGTGTAGATGATTCTGTTTTTGCAAAAGCTACAATTTACCCAAATCCAACTAACGGAGAGGTAAACATTGACAATATTATTTTAGACAAAGCAAATGTTTACAATGAATTGGGGCAACTGGTAAAAACATTTACTTTAGACTCAAATAATACAAATAATACCATCAATTTATCCGGTTTGTCAAAAGGTGTTTATTACATCTATTTAATCAATCAGGATGCAGCTTCGGCTAAAAAAATTATCATAAAATAA
- a CDS encoding S8 family peptidase, translated as MSHIKPLKLSAFALLVLAGCSVSLQAQTSTTKQIITAPLTVVKKAPLSENELKRWSHLDLIKDSIPGMSVDRAYAELLQGKTGKKVIVGIVDSGVDIEHEDLKGMIWTNPKEIAGNGIDDDKNGFIDDVHGWNFLGNAVGENLEMTRIIKKKDDGSAEYKEALAQYTKKYEDALQGKERIDYLLNAHKTVKATLNKDKYTIEDLKSITSTDPNVVDSKDLMIKILTNAGPTFDPEAEFEDYREYIYDQLNYNLNKEFDGRKVVGDNPEDIKNNHYGNNIVFGPDKEKALHGTHVAGIIAQVRGNNLGGDGVANNVEILTVRAVPDGDEYDKDIALAIRYAVDNGAKVINGSFGKSFSPHKQWVYDAIKYAAKKDVLIVHAAGNDGYNIDETKNINYPNDAEDNIKEFADNVLTIGAINKSYGPNVVAEFSNFGKINVDVFAPGEEIYATVPNNKYKYLQGTSMASPNAAGVAALIRSYYPKLKASQVKHILMDSGVALPAMVVLGENPDPAQEPTPVSSAESSKTAKMVNAYNALLMAEKMSKK; from the coding sequence ATGAGTCATATAAAACCTCTCAAATTATCTGCTTTTGCATTACTTGTACTTGCAGGCTGTAGTGTTAGTTTGCAAGCACAAACATCTACTACCAAACAAATAATTACAGCTCCTTTAACAGTTGTTAAAAAAGCACCTCTTAGCGAAAATGAACTAAAAAGATGGAGTCATCTTGACCTGATCAAAGATTCAATTCCGGGAATGAGCGTTGACAGGGCTTACGCCGAATTACTGCAAGGAAAAACAGGTAAAAAAGTAATTGTAGGTATTGTTGATTCCGGTGTTGATATCGAGCATGAAGATTTGAAAGGAATGATCTGGACAAATCCTAAAGAAATTGCAGGTAACGGAATCGATGACGATAAAAATGGTTTTATTGATGATGTTCACGGATGGAATTTTCTTGGAAACGCCGTAGGTGAAAATCTTGAAATGACCCGTATCATCAAAAAGAAAGATGACGGTTCTGCCGAATATAAAGAAGCTTTAGCGCAGTATACAAAAAAATATGAAGACGCTTTACAAGGTAAAGAAAGAATTGATTATTTATTGAACGCACATAAAACAGTAAAGGCAACTTTAAATAAAGACAAGTATACGATTGAAGACTTAAAATCTATTACTTCAACAGATCCAAACGTTGTAGATAGTAAAGATTTAATGATAAAAATTCTTACCAACGCAGGTCCAACATTTGATCCTGAGGCGGAATTTGAAGATTACAGAGAATATATTTACGATCAGTTAAACTACAACTTAAACAAAGAATTTGACGGAAGAAAAGTCGTAGGAGATAATCCGGAAGACATTAAAAACAATCATTACGGAAATAATATAGTTTTTGGTCCGGATAAAGAAAAAGCACTTCACGGAACTCACGTTGCCGGAATTATTGCACAAGTTCGTGGTAATAATTTAGGTGGAGACGGAGTTGCCAATAATGTTGAAATTTTAACTGTTAGAGCCGTTCCGGACGGAGACGAATATGATAAAGATATTGCTTTGGCAATTCGCTATGCAGTTGATAATGGAGCAAAAGTAATCAACGGAAGTTTCGGAAAAAGTTTTTCTCCACACAAACAATGGGTTTATGACGCCATAAAATATGCTGCTAAAAAAGATGTTTTAATAGTTCACGCAGCAGGAAATGACGGTTATAATATTGATGAAACAAAAAACATCAATTATCCAAACGACGCTGAAGATAACATCAAAGAATTTGCTGATAACGTGCTTACAATTGGTGCCATTAATAAATCATACGGACCAAATGTAGTAGCTGAATTTTCAAATTTCGGAAAAATAAATGTTGACGTTTTTGCTCCGGGAGAAGAAATCTATGCAACAGTTCCAAACAATAAATACAAATATTTACAAGGAACCTCAATGGCGTCTCCAAATGCAGCAGGAGTTGCAGCGTTGATTCGTTCTTATTATCCAAAATTAAAAGCATCACAAGTAAAACACATTTTAATGGATTCAGGAGTGGCACTTCCAGCAATGGTAGTTTTGGGCGAAAATCCAGATCCGGCTCAGGAACCAACACCGGTTTCATCTGCTGAATCATCAAAAACAGCTAAAATGGTAAACGCTTACAACGCTTTATTGATGGCAGAAAAAATGTCTAAAAAATAA